A window of the Brachionichthys hirsutus isolate HB-005 unplaced genomic scaffold, CSIRO-AGI_Bhir_v1 contig_387, whole genome shotgun sequence genome harbors these coding sequences:
- the LOC137914395 gene encoding enolase-phosphatase E1-like isoform X4 yields MTESAEARTSTTTMVIDNKNGDIGSPSVRGSKKTFTDDLYSTFSSPLAWILVLALIITWSCVLVIVFDLADYKTISSRPPPTIRKVLKESGRRGGLGRIGSDPMKVVNDAVEESADLITVALKFAANLFSPEEDEGNLYAVRKKGEFLPSRNKVIGMHAKTRQPAVEGEEEEEEGDNAEAAGEEEEYADEGYEEEEDEEEEEDEYEDGGEEEYEEEYEEGEEIIEDEGEEEYEEEYEEGEEIIEEDEEEKGDEVEEEKEKEDEEGEEIVADEEEKVGGVEEEEEDVGVEVVEELDEEEGKKEKAKDEEKEENKVLTEEVETASAEEGAPEDEMKEEEEEMKQDDKGPASKNDEEEEEEKGGTAVEEADKDGDEEEEDEKTQVSPQPVSTSEDEESALSPGSESDAPVHLKSSDEDIALSDEDDERDKHEEDTSDDAFTDSSDVSESELLSSDEVEEQDDDEDDDEDDRLAECITTSDSDDIIIEDTDDDLVLDLPPLPAASDEDDQKAPEEENAGEDDDGHTDVDEDDLDQSDEDISAASSEHFADDEDDEEDSDFRDDSLDSDKDFLVDLDDAENEDEHEKSDDVTEEKEEEEEEEEEEGVHLPFFESTDSGVLGDEEDDETDTVKTDEEDAGDTAFRDDTSYDTTDDDDDNNDDDDTHEEDIDKFQLSLEKDDEEEITKTFDDSEKEEEEEDLTSEDDEDDDEDDVLLKDAAVTFTVQEAAVQAEEDGDEGEDKDEEDFDQTVDEDKSEDAETEERETCQPAEVQAEEDEGEDEEPTAEVRKTVDEPEDRKEDFDEDDEEEKATVDVMKPVAEPEGGASKSEPTACPCQLSAAVKEAKSADKKDALRRISAVRKKKDREAVKTDEKPKRAALPRIAGLMPKMRRIRRIPSIIRAKTVQKTKTPKPEPETKKQEEVPASGEEVGPCRPAPVYCPSPPGWYVHHVVTDNPYPPPTMPAPSAPVLTAHPVHPGAPPQSPLYQQPPSPMQPLYVQYQPYQPLLQPVVQPELDPVHTVPAVEPGQPEAPVQPETLRGEALPAVTPAEAEKKKDADAKKDPEESKEKMKKDAAVSKSGLNKERTAPKEKQRSHAVAKKVAAVKRKTTATPKKAPAAARQRRKSTSGKTEASPVKSKAKGPAAKKEVVREPRLQPLRLRTRLESTSGVNVTSQAQKKPVGASPEAAKTSKLLAEKTGKSQKDEKKSGKKTQVAAVKRKTTATPKKAPAAARQRRKSTSGKTEASPVKSKAKGPAAKKEVVREPRLQPLRLRTRLESTSGVNVTSQAQKKPVGASPEAGKSQKDEKKSGKKTQEEAQAEDKTTEKKKAGQRFFQCIYVPGKNAQYPMRPFTPAMSPTMMSPALRSMLEQQRAARTSGL; encoded by the exons CAAGGACGTCGACCACCACCATGGTCATTGACAATAAGAATGGAGACATCGGGTCGCCGTCTGTGCGAGGGTCCAAGAAGACCTTTACAGATGACCTCTACTCTACCTTCAGCTCTCCACTGGCCTGGATCTTGGTTCTGGCTCTAATTATTACATGGTCTTGTGTTTTGGTCATCGTGTTTGATCTGGCAGACTACAAAACCATTTCAA GTCGTCCTCCTCCCACCATCAGAAAGGTTTTAAAGGAATCAGGCCGTAGAG GAGGCCTCGGCAGGATCGGCTCGGATCCCATGAAGGTGGTGAACGACGCTGTGGAGGAATCAGCTGACCTGATCACCGTTGCATTGAAATTTGCTGCCAACCTGTTTTCTCCCGAGGAAGATGAAG gAAATCTATACGCAGTGAGAAAAAAAG GTGAATTTCTACCATCTCGAAATAAAG TCATAGGGATGCACGCAAAGACAAGACAACCAGCAGTGGagggggaagaagaggaagaggagggagataaTGCAGAGGCTgctggggaggaggaagaatatGCAGATGAGGggtatgaggaggaggaagacgaagaggaggaggaagatgagtaTGAAGATGGGGGAGAAGAAGAATATGAGGAGGAGTATGAGGAGGGGGAAGAAATCATtgaagatgagggagaagaagaatatGAGGAGGAGTATGAGGAGGGGGAAGAAATCattgaagaagatgaggaagagaagGGGGATGAGgttgaagaggaaaaggaaaaggaagatgaggagggagaagaaattgtggctgatgaggaggagaaagtagGAGGagttgaagaggaggaggaagatgtggGAGTTGAAGTTGTAGAGGAGTTGGATgaggaagaagggaagaaagaaaaagcaaaagatgaggagaaggaagagaatAAGGTGCTAACAGAGGAAGTTGAAACAGCTTCAGCTGAAGAGGGGGCACCGGAGGATgagatgaaagaggaagaagaggagatgaagcAGGATGACAAGGGACCTGCATCTAagaatgatgaagaagaagaagaagagaaaggtgGAACAGCAGTGGAAGAAGCTGACAAAgatggtgatgaggaggaggaagatgagaagaCACAGGTTTCTCCTCAACCTGTCTCCACCTCTGAGGATGAAGAGTCAGCTCTGTCTCCCGGGTCTGAGTCGGATGCACCTGTTCACCTCAAAAGCAGTGATGAAGACATAGCACTgtctgatgaagatgacgaaagagacaaacatgaagaagaTACCAGTGACGATGCATTCACTGACTCATCAGATGTCAGTGAATCTGAACTTCTTTCCAGTGACGAGGTCGAAGagcaagatgatgatgaagatgatgatgaagatgacagattagctgagTGCATCACAACATCtgacagtgatgacatcattataGAAGACACTGATGATGACTTGGTGCttgatcttcctcctcttcccgctgcgagtgatgaagatgatcaAAAAGCCCCTGAAGAGGAaaatgctggtgaggatgatgatggacaCACGGATGTTGATGAAGACGATCTGGACCAATCAGACGAGGATATCTCTGCGGCCTCTTCTGAGCATTTTgccgatgatgaagatgatgaagaagacaGTGACTTCAGAGATGATTCTCTTGACTCTGACAAAGACTTCCTCGTTGACCTTGATGACGCTGAAAACGAGGATGAACATGAGaaatctgatgatgtcacagaagaaaaggaggaagaggaggaggaggaggaggaggagggagtgcATCTCCCTTTCTTTGAGAGTACAGATAGCGGCGTGttaggtgatgaagaggatgatgagaCCGACACTGTCAAAACAGATGAGGAAGATGCTGGAGATACTGCATTCCGCGATGACACATCCTATGACacaactgatgatgatgatgataataatgatgatgatgatacacaTGAAGAAGATATCGATAAATTTCAGTTGAGTTTGGAAAAAGATGACGAGGAAgaaatcacaaaaacatttgatgacagtgaaaaagaggaggaggaggaagacctcACATCAGAGGATGATGAggacgatgatgaagacgatgtcTTGCTTAAAG ATGCTGCAGTGACCTTCACCGTCCAGGAGGCGGCAGTACAGGCTGAGGAAGACGGGGACGAGGGCGAGGACAAGGATGAGGAAGACTTCGATCAGACCGTGGATGAAGACAAATCTGAGGATGCTGAGACTGAGGAAAGGG AGACCTGCCAGCCTGCTGAAGTCCAggcagaggaggacgagggagaaGACGAAGAGCCCACCGCTGAAGTAAGGAAAACTGTCGATGAACCTGAAGATAGAAAAGAAGActttgatgaagacgatgaggaggaaaagGCGACAGTGGATGTGATGAAGCCTGTGGCTGAACCTGAGGGAGGAGCTTCAAAGTCTGAGCCCACAG CGTGTCCCTGCCAGCTCTCTGCAGCAGTCAAAGAGGCAAAGAGCGCAGACAAGAAAG aTGCTCTGAGGAGGATTTCAgctgtgagaaagaaaaaag ATCGTGAAGCAGTGAAGACAGATGAAAAGCCAAAAAGAGCAG CTCTTCCCAGAATTGCAGGTTTGATGCCAAAAATGAGGCGGATCCGAAGAATTCCTTCCATTATCAGAG CCAAGACAGTGCAGAAGACCAAAACTCCCAAGCCAG agccagaaaccaaaaaacaggaagaggtCCCAGCGTCTGGAGAAGAAG TTGGCCCTTGCAGACCTGCCCCCGTCTACTGCCCGTCTCCACCTGGCTGGTACG TTCATCATGTGGTCACAGACAACCCGTACCCTCCCCCGACCATGCCAG CTCCCTCCGCTCCTGTTCTGACTGCTCACCCCGTCCATCCTGGAGCTCCACCGCAGTCGCCTCTGTATCAGCAACCACCTTCACCCATGCAGCCGCTCTATGTGCAATATCAACCATACCAGCCACTTCTGCAGCCAGTGGTCCAGCCAGAGCTGGACCCGGTCCACACAGTCCCAGCTGTTGAACCAGGTCAGCCAGAGGCTCCTGTTCAGCCTGAGACTCTGCGTGGTGAAGCTCTGCCTGCCGTAACTCCAGCCGAGG ctgaaaagaagaaagacgcAGATGCAAAAAAAG atccagaagaaagcaaagagaaaatgaagaaag ATGCTGCTGTTTCCAAAAGTGGGCTGAATAAAG AAAGAACTGCaccaaaagagaaacaaagaagtcATGCAGTGGCCAAAAAAG tggCAGctgtaaaaaggaaaacaactgCAACTCCTAAGAAAG CGCCTGCAGCTGCACGGCAGAGGAGGAAATCGACCTCTGGAAAGACAG AAGCTTCCCCTGTCAAGAGCAAAGCCAAAGGGCCGGCAGCCAAGAAAG AGGTGGTTCGAGAACCTCGTCTGCAGCCTCTCAGACTGAGAACGAGACTGGAATCCACCAGCGGGGTGAATGTGACCTCTCAGGCGCAGAAGAAGCCCGTTGGAGCGTCACCTGAAGCAG CAAAGACATCCAAACTATTAGCTGAGAAAACAG GCAAATCTcagaaagatgaaaagaaatctgggAAAAAGACTCAAG tggCAGctgtaaaaaggaaaacaactgCAACTCCTAAGAAAG CGCCTGCAGCTGCACGGCAGAGGAGGAAATCGACCTCTGGAAAGACAG AAGCTTCCCCTGTCAAGAGCAAAGCCAAAGGGCCGGCAGCCAAGAAAG AGGTGGTTCGAGAACCTCGTCTGCAGCCTCTCAGACTGAGAACGAGACTGGAATCCACCAGCGGGGTGAATGTGACCTCTCAGGCGCAGAAGAAGCCCGTTGGAGCGTCACCTGAAGCAG GCAAATCTcagaaagatgaaaagaaatctgggAAAAAGACTCAAG AAGAGGCCCAGGCGGAAGACAAAACgacagaaaagaagaaagcag GACAGAGATTCTTCCAGTGCATTTACGTCCCTGGTAAAAATGCACAGTACCCCATGAGACCCTTCACCCCCGCCATGTCCCCCACCATGATGTCCCCCGCACTCAGGTCcatgctggagcagcagagagcagcgagGACGTCAGGACTGTAG